From Flavobacterium alkalisoli, the proteins below share one genomic window:
- a CDS encoding SMI1/KNR4 family protein yields the protein MLEDIIDILKKNNIKPEPLFVEEINRFEKSCGVIFPATYKSFLQEMGKGAGHFMLGSDVFHKDIVDLSEGAKELIEENNLPQLPENAYVFWMHQGYQVAWFICNGNPNPDVYFFTEGEGSKDYVIMGTFTDFLDIQLQMSGLK from the coding sequence ATGCTGGAAGATATTATAGACATTTTAAAAAAGAACAACATAAAACCAGAGCCACTATTTGTTGAAGAAATCAATAGGTTTGAAAAAAGTTGTGGGGTTATCTTTCCTGCCACATACAAATCTTTTTTACAGGAAATGGGAAAAGGAGCAGGGCATTTTATGCTTGGTAGTGATGTTTTTCATAAAGATATAGTTGATTTAAGCGAGGGAGCAAAAGAATTAATAGAAGAAAATAATCTGCCTCAACTGCCTGAAAATGCCTATGTTTTCTGGATGCATCAGGGATATCAGGTGGCTTGGTTTATATGTAACGGCAATCCGAATCCCGATGTTTACTTTTTTACTGAAGGAGAGGGGAGTAAAGACTATGTAATAATGGGTACCTTTACGGATTTTTTAGATATACAACTTCAAATGTCAGGTTTAAAATAA
- a CDS encoding SH3 domain-containing protein, with amino-acid sequence MNRLLFFLILLTGITVNAQDSKLIASCCGKCTGSAYCTACKNCTGCKHCSKEGGSCGVCEAKTKAKTEKSSQASGYNYKASTSDGADEVVILSVIPAELNLYSGPGTNYKVLEKLKKGSSVVVIAYSGDWVKVKAVNSRNTGYVILKDVR; translated from the coding sequence ATGAACAGACTCTTATTTTTTCTGATTCTACTTACAGGTATTACGGTTAATGCTCAGGACTCAAAACTGATTGCTTCGTGCTGCGGTAAGTGTACAGGAAGTGCTTATTGCACAGCCTGTAAAAATTGCACAGGCTGTAAGCATTGCTCTAAAGAGGGCGGAAGCTGTGGTGTATGTGAAGCTAAAACCAAAGCAAAAACTGAAAAAAGCAGCCAGGCTTCAGGTTATAACTATAAAGCATCAACATCGGATGGTGCAGATGAGGTTGTAATACTTTCGGTTATTCCTGCAGAGCTTAATCTATATTCGGGTCCCGGCACAAATTATAAGGTTCTTGAGAAGCTTAAAAAAGGAAGTAGCGTGGTAGTTATTGCCTATAGCGGAGACTGGGTTAAGGTAAAGGCTGTAAATTCAAGAAACACAGGATATGTAATTTTAAAGGATGTTAGATAA
- a CDS encoding aminotransferase class V-fold PLP-dependent enzyme, translating to MLEAANTTLGTEMEQYFKKFRNNIVGIDQEFNTPFGKQKIVYTDWTASGRLYRPIEDKLLNEFGPFVANTHTETTISGTAMTNAYHEARHIIKHHVNAGPDDILITDGSGMTGVVNKFQRILGLKVPENLREFTTIPEEKRPVVFVSHMEHHSNQTSWLETIARVEVIPACPEGLICLDSFKELLEKHKDRTLKIASVTGCSNVTGIRTKYHEVAKLIHQYNGVCFVDFACSAPYVNIDMHPADEEAYLDAIFFSPHKFLGGPGTSGVLIFNKKLYKNMVPDHPGGGTVSWTNPWGEHKYLDNIEEREDGGTPGFLQVIKTALCVKLKEQMGVDNILKREHEIIDYIFSQFKDVSSINILAPQHQDRLGVISFFIDNLHFNLGVKILNDKFGIQTRGGCSCAGTYGHYLLHVDEEKSHYLTNKITEGDLIQKPGWIRMSIHPTTTNAEIEYVCQCIKELALNHEEWAKDYTYNRANNEFTHVNAQPVVQDMVDNWFKL from the coding sequence ATGTTAGAAGCTGCAAACACTACACTGGGTACGGAGATGGAACAATACTTTAAAAAGTTCCGTAATAATATTGTGGGTATCGATCAGGAGTTCAATACTCCGTTTGGTAAACAGAAAATTGTTTATACCGACTGGACTGCCAGCGGAAGGCTGTACCGCCCTATAGAAGATAAACTGCTTAATGAGTTTGGTCCGTTTGTGGCCAATACCCATACCGAGACTACAATATCGGGTACGGCTATGACAAATGCTTATCATGAAGCACGTCATATTATTAAGCACCACGTTAATGCAGGTCCGGACGACATACTGATTACAGATGGTAGCGGTATGACAGGTGTTGTAAACAAATTCCAGAGGATACTGGGGCTTAAGGTTCCGGAAAACCTAAGGGAGTTTACTACCATACCGGAGGAGAAAAGGCCGGTTGTGTTTGTATCTCACATGGAGCACCACTCTAATCAAACATCATGGCTGGAAACCATCGCACGTGTTGAGGTTATACCTGCTTGTCCAGAAGGGCTTATCTGCCTTGACAGCTTTAAGGAACTTTTAGAAAAACATAAAGACCGTACGCTTAAAATAGCTTCTGTAACAGGATGCTCTAACGTTACGGGTATAAGAACGAAATACCATGAGGTTGCAAAACTTATACACCAGTACAATGGTGTTTGCTTTGTAGACTTTGCCTGCAGTGCACCTTATGTAAATATAGATATGCACCCTGCCGATGAAGAGGCTTACCTTGATGCCATCTTCTTTTCTCCGCACAAGTTCCTTGGCGGCCCCGGCACATCAGGAGTGTTAATCTTCAACAAAAAGCTATACAAAAACATGGTGCCCGATCATCCGGGAGGTGGTACGGTAAGCTGGACCAACCCGTGGGGCGAGCACAAATACCTTGATAATATTGAAGAGCGTGAAGACGGTGGTACACCGGGATTCCTTCAGGTTATAAAAACTGCCCTGTGTGTTAAGCTAAAAGAGCAGATGGGGGTAGATAACATCCTTAAAAGAGAACATGAAATTATAGATTACATTTTTAGCCAGTTTAAGGATGTAAGCAGCATTAATATACTGGCGCCACAGCACCAGGACAGGCTGGGGGTTATTTCTTTCTTTATAGATAACCTTCACTTTAACCTGGGGGTTAAAATACTTAACGACAAGTTTGGTATACAAACACGTGGCGGATGCAGCTGTGCGGGTACTTACGGTCACTACCTGCTGCATGTAGACGAGGAGAAATCACACTATCTTACTAATAAGATTACGGAGGGCGACCTTATACAAAAACCGGGATGGATTAGAATGTCTATTCACCCAACAACTACCAATGCAGAGATTGAGTATGTGTGCCAATGCATAAAAGAACTGGCACTAAACCATGAGGAGTGGGCTAAAGACTATACTTACAACAGGGCAAACAACGAGTTTACACACGTTAATGCACAGCCTGTTGTACAGGATATGGTAGATAACTGGTTTAAGCTTTAG
- a CDS encoding lysophospholipid acyltransferase family protein: MQFLAYIIAYPILWLISILPFRLLYIFSDFAYVLVYHVIGYRKKVVRLNLALCLPELTEEQRKKTEKEFYRHFCDTIVEMVKTVSISQKELEKRFILENIEVVNQLEAKGKSIALICGHYASYEWLLNMSRGFTTHKGFGIYKKLANPYFDRLVRKLRLRLGAELIDTKESVSVMKDNKRKGILGVYGFLSDQSPKIYRVPYWGKFFGMEVPVHGGAELLTKKLDMNVIYVKGEKIKRGHYKATFIPFEGNPQEVPNFGLTDIFLRLLEDQIREAPAYYLWTHKRFKNRRNDPPGYPPKA; the protein is encoded by the coding sequence ATGCAGTTTTTAGCATATATCATAGCCTATCCCATACTTTGGCTTATCTCTATACTACCATTCAGGTTACTTTATATATTTTCCGATTTTGCTTATGTGCTGGTATACCATGTAATAGGTTACCGTAAAAAAGTGGTGCGCCTTAATCTTGCCCTGTGCCTGCCCGAACTTACCGAAGAGCAGCGCAAAAAAACTGAGAAGGAATTTTACCGCCACTTTTGCGACACTATAGTAGAAATGGTAAAAACCGTTAGCATAAGCCAAAAAGAGCTTGAAAAACGCTTTATACTGGAGAATATAGAGGTAGTAAACCAACTGGAAGCAAAAGGCAAAAGTATTGCCCTTATTTGCGGCCATTATGCCAGTTATGAGTGGCTTTTAAACATGAGCCGTGGTTTTACCACCCATAAAGGTTTTGGTATCTATAAAAAGCTCGCAAACCCTTATTTTGACAGGCTGGTGAGGAAATTACGTTTAAGGCTGGGTGCCGAACTGATAGATACTAAAGAAAGCGTATCTGTTATGAAAGACAACAAACGTAAAGGCATACTTGGCGTTTACGGATTTTTAAGCGACCAAAGCCCTAAAATATACCGAGTACCTTACTGGGGCAAATTCTTTGGTATGGAAGTACCCGTGCATGGCGGTGCCGAACTGCTTACCAAAAAACTGGACATGAACGTGATTTATGTAAAGGGTGAAAAAATAAAACGCGGCCATTATAAGGCCACGTTTATTCCGTTTGAAGGTAACCCTCAGGAAGTTCCTAACTTCGGGTTAACCGATATTTTCCTTCGTTTACTGGAAGACCAGATAAGGGAAGCTCCGGCTTATTACCTGTGGACACACAAGCGATTTAAAAACCGCCGCAACGATCCGCCGGGATATCCGCCTAAAGCTTAA
- a CDS encoding rhomboid family intramembrane serine protease — protein sequence MGIENIVVWVIIGITALVSFKGFDNVYFFRKYDFHIGSIRAGEQHRMFTSAFLHVDPVHLIFNMYTLYIFAPMVLGGLGVINFLIIYFASLICGNLLTLYIHKNDLYYRAIGASGAVMGIIYSAVLLDPDEIIYLFFFLPMPLYVFGLGYLIYSIYGMRAKADNIGHTAHFGGAIGGLVFTLCKRPELFQTQTLVIGLLIVPIVILFFMARSGKI from the coding sequence ATGGGAATAGAAAATATAGTAGTTTGGGTAATAATTGGTATTACCGCATTAGTAAGCTTTAAAGGATTTGACAATGTATATTTTTTCAGGAAATACGACTTTCACATAGGGAGCATAAGGGCAGGGGAACAGCACCGTATGTTTACCAGTGCCTTTTTGCATGTCGACCCCGTTCACCTTATTTTTAATATGTATACGCTATACATATTTGCACCTATGGTACTTGGCGGACTGGGAGTAATTAATTTCCTTATTATTTACTTTGCCAGCCTTATATGCGGTAACCTGCTTACACTTTACATTCATAAAAACGACTTGTACTACAGAGCTATTGGAGCATCAGGGGCTGTGATGGGGATTATCTATTCAGCAGTATTGTTGGATCCGGATGAGATAATCTATCTGTTTTTCTTTTTACCAATGCCACTGTATGTTTTTGGATTGGGTTATCTTATATATTCCATTTATGGTATGAGAGCCAAGGCCGATAACATAGGCCATACGGCACACTTTGGCGGTGCAATAGGCGGACTCGTATTTACACTTTGTAAAAGGCCTGAACTTTTCCAGACACAAACTCTTGTAATTGGCTTACTTATAGTACCTATAGTTATTTTGTTCTTTATGGCCCGATCAGGGAAGATATAG
- a CDS encoding SIMPL domain-containing protein — translation MKKIALVLVMMVAGAVNAQTGSQIPQVTVTGEGIIRVVPDMATITIGVNNQGNDSADVKKENDKAVDAVLKYLKKSGIDAKDYQTQRVYLNRNYDYDKKKYYYSASQTITVKLRDLTKYDALMGGLVESGVNNIQGVEFESSKQKEYETQARREAMLDAKKKAQEYVAALNQEMGPAIMINENATSSYVPMRSMAMYDKAESGGQRETMAAGEIEIKANVTVGFIIKIKPSDALIKE, via the coding sequence ATGAAAAAAATTGCATTAGTATTAGTTATGATGGTTGCCGGGGCAGTAAATGCCCAAACCGGTTCACAAATTCCGCAGGTAACGGTAACAGGGGAAGGTATTATAAGGGTAGTGCCCGATATGGCTACCATAACAATAGGGGTAAACAACCAGGGTAACGACTCCGCCGACGTTAAAAAGGAAAACGACAAAGCTGTTGATGCCGTGCTTAAATACCTTAAAAAATCGGGTATAGATGCAAAAGACTATCAAACACAACGTGTGTACCTAAACAGGAACTACGATTACGATAAAAAGAAATACTATTACTCGGCTTCACAAACCATTACCGTTAAGCTAAGAGACCTTACAAAGTATGACGCACTTATGGGCGGACTGGTAGAGTCGGGAGTAAATAACATACAAGGAGTGGAGTTTGAGTCTTCTAAGCAAAAAGAGTATGAAACTCAGGCAAGGAGAGAGGCAATGTTGGATGCTAAAAAGAAAGCACAGGAGTATGTTGCGGCTTTAAACCAAGAGATGGGCCCTGCCATTATGATAAACGAAAATGCAACGTCGTCTTATGTACCAATGCGTTCTATGGCAATGTATGATAAAGCTGAGTCTGGCGGACAAAGAGAAACCATGGCTGCCGGAGAAATAGAAATTAAGGCAAATGTAACCGTAGGTTTTATTATTAAGATAAAACCAAGTGACGCTTTGATTAAGGAATAA
- a CDS encoding arylsulfatase: MAKKLLSLVLTGLCCFVFTNTFAQSKKKPNIIMVISDDTGWGDLGVYGGGVGRGMPTPNLDKMAKEGMQFWSFYGQPSCTPGRAAMLTGRIPNRSGMTTVAFQGQGGGLPAAEWTLASVLKKANYKTYFSGKWHLGEADYAMPTAHGFDKMENVVLYHLNAYTYAFESWNPEMSPEMLDLFKKVTTGILEGEAGGKAREISKVTEENIAELDMMMTENNLKQLEAYAKEGDPFFMCINFAKNHQPNLPSKQFKGKSPGKSKYSDAVVEMDYNVGRIMDKIRELGIAEDTFVIYTVDNGAWQDVHPDSGYTPFRGTKGTDREGGSRVPAIAWWPGQIEADSESHDIVGGLDLMATFASLAGVELPTKDREGVAMVFDSYDMSNVLFKKGEPLRDRWFYFTEAELSPGAIRIGKFKAVFNTRGDNGAIAGSDMPGQQLGWRGDETYVATIPAIYNLWQDPQERYDLFMNSWTEKTWTAIIFNQAVEELMKTYAKIPPRAPQSETFTGEMQIERYRTIEQVKKMLNDKKTTLPPLSVDPK; encoded by the coding sequence ATGGCAAAAAAATTATTATCACTGGTTTTAACGGGCTTGTGCTGCTTTGTGTTTACTAACACTTTTGCACAAAGTAAAAAGAAGCCTAATATTATTATGGTTATTTCAGATGACACAGGATGGGGAGACCTTGGTGTATATGGTGGCGGTGTAGGCCGCGGTATGCCAACCCCTAATCTGGATAAAATGGCTAAGGAGGGAATGCAGTTTTGGTCGTTTTACGGCCAACCAAGCTGTACACCGGGAAGGGCAGCAATGCTAACCGGGCGCATTCCTAACCGAAGCGGTATGACAACAGTTGCCTTTCAGGGGCAGGGAGGCGGTTTGCCTGCAGCAGAGTGGACCCTTGCTTCTGTATTAAAAAAGGCAAATTACAAAACCTATTTTTCGGGTAAATGGCATTTAGGTGAGGCAGATTATGCCATGCCTACAGCCCACGGTTTTGATAAAATGGAAAATGTAGTGCTGTATCACTTAAATGCTTATACCTATGCTTTTGAGTCTTGGAATCCGGAAATGTCACCTGAAATGTTAGATTTATTCAAGAAAGTAACTACTGGTATACTTGAAGGGGAAGCAGGAGGAAAAGCCCGTGAAATAAGCAAAGTTACTGAAGAGAACATTGCGGAACTGGATATGATGATGACAGAAAACAACCTAAAACAGCTTGAGGCTTATGCAAAAGAAGGTGATCCGTTTTTTATGTGTATTAACTTTGCTAAAAACCACCAGCCTAATTTACCATCTAAACAGTTTAAGGGAAAATCACCTGGTAAAAGCAAATATTCTGATGCTGTAGTTGAAATGGATTATAACGTAGGCCGCATTATGGATAAGATACGTGAATTGGGTATTGCTGAAGACACATTTGTTATTTATACTGTAGATAACGGAGCATGGCAGGATGTACACCCTGATTCCGGTTATACACCATTTAGAGGTACCAAAGGTACCGACAGAGAAGGTGGTAGCCGTGTGCCGGCTATTGCATGGTGGCCGGGACAGATTGAAGCAGATAGTGAAAGCCACGACATTGTAGGGGGGCTAGACCTTATGGCTACGTTTGCAAGCCTTGCGGGTGTAGAACTACCAACTAAAGACAGGGAAGGTGTAGCTATGGTATTTGACAGTTATGATATGTCAAACGTTTTATTCAAGAAGGGAGAACCGCTTCGTGACCGATGGTTTTATTTTACAGAAGCTGAATTGTCTCCAGGAGCTATACGTATAGGGAAATTTAAAGCAGTATTCAATACTAGGGGAGATAACGGAGCTATAGCAGGTAGTGACATGCCGGGTCAGCAATTGGGTTGGAGAGGAGATGAAACTTATGTGGCAACTATACCTGCTATATATAATCTTTGGCAGGATCCTCAGGAACGTTACGACCTTTTTATGAACAGCTGGACCGAAAAGACCTGGACGGCAATAATTTTTAATCAGGCAGTCGAAGAGCTTATGAAAACCTATGCTAAAATTCCTCCAAGAGCTCCACAAAGCGAAACTTTTACAGGAGAAATGCAAATAGAACGTTATAGAACTATAGAACAGGTGAAAAAAATGTTGAATGATAAAAAGACAACACTTCCTCCATTAAGTGTAGATCCAAAATAA
- a CDS encoding HAD family hydrolase, translating into MNSKINTPVTRLFAFFMLFISLSACKQEPAKDTESGKEITQVNESSDPLPSWNDGPNKEAIINYVKDVTTDGSANFIPIADRIATFDNDGTLWSEQPAYFQLFFAMDRIKSLSADHPEWKNKQPYKAVLENDMNALMQQGEKGLMEIVMVSHSGVTTDEFDTIVKDWIATAKHPTKNVPYTDLIFKPMLELVKYLQANDFKVFIVSGGGLSFMRAWAEGVYGIPKNQTVGSSNKTEFDYNNGNPVIRILPQLEFMDDKEGKPVAINKFIGRKPVFAAGNSDGDLQMLQYAASNSYKNFELYVHHTDSIREWAYDRESHIGKLDKGLDEASQKGWTVVNMKEDWNKVYNSDK; encoded by the coding sequence ATGAATAGTAAAATAAATACCCCTGTAACAAGGCTGTTTGCTTTCTTCATGCTTTTTATTTCATTATCGGCATGTAAGCAGGAGCCTGCAAAAGATACTGAGTCAGGAAAAGAAATTACTCAGGTAAACGAAAGTAGTGACCCGTTACCATCATGGAATGACGGGCCCAACAAAGAGGCTATTATTAATTATGTAAAAGATGTTACTACCGATGGGAGTGCTAATTTTATTCCGATAGCCGATCGTATTGCCACATTTGATAATGATGGTACCCTCTGGAGCGAGCAACCGGCTTATTTCCAGTTGTTTTTTGCCATGGACAGGATAAAATCCCTTTCGGCAGACCATCCAGAATGGAAAAACAAGCAGCCATATAAAGCCGTATTGGAAAACGATATGAACGCACTCATGCAGCAGGGAGAAAAAGGCCTTATGGAAATAGTAATGGTATCGCACAGCGGTGTAACTACCGATGAGTTTGATACCATTGTAAAAGACTGGATTGCTACCGCCAAACACCCAACTAAAAATGTACCCTATACTGATTTAATCTTTAAGCCCATGTTGGAGCTTGTAAAATATTTACAGGCAAACGACTTTAAGGTATTTATAGTTTCAGGTGGAGGTTTGAGCTTTATGCGCGCCTGGGCCGAAGGTGTTTATGGTATACCAAAAAACCAGACTGTAGGCAGCAGTAATAAAACCGAGTTTGACTACAATAATGGAAACCCGGTTATAAGAATATTGCCTCAGCTTGAATTTATGGATGACAAGGAAGGTAAGCCTGTTGCCATAAATAAATTTATAGGGCGCAAGCCTGTTTTTGCAGCAGGAAATTCTGATGGCGATTTACAGATGCTGCAATATGCCGCTTCAAACAGTTACAAAAATTTTGAACTGTATGTACACCATACCGATTCCATAAGGGAGTGGGCTTACGACAGAGAATCGCATATAGGGAAATTAGATAAAGGCCTTGATGAAGCCAGCCAAAAAGGCTGGACAGTAGTTAACATGAAAGAAGACTGGAATAAAGTGTACAATTCAGATAAATAA
- a CDS encoding sulfatase-like hydrolase/transferase, whose amino-acid sequence MNVTTMKKGVMLVLLCLVPGLTKTFAQSDPRQVRKENFKGVIELDVRDSKADWDPYTLKSAPEGAPNVLFVLFDDTGQAAWSPYGGAINMPTLQKLADNGLIYSQWHTTALCSPTRSTLLTGRNHHLTGNAAITETANGFPGAHGRIPKQCATIGQILQSNGWSTFWIGKDHNVPEQDVASGASRTQWPTQLGFDRYYGFLGGETNQWYPDLVEDNHFTEQPYGPEDGYHLSKDLADKAIQYIQDQKATNPSKPWYMWFCPGANHAPHHAPQEFIDKYKGKFDEGYDAYRNWVVPRMIAKGIIPKDTKLTDFNPLPPNISNPADYVRPWKDLNADERKLFAKLAEVYAGFSEYTDFF is encoded by the coding sequence ATGAATGTTACTACAATGAAAAAAGGCGTAATGCTTGTGCTTTTATGCCTTGTTCCCGGATTAACAAAAACCTTTGCCCAGTCTGACCCCCGACAGGTAAGAAAAGAAAACTTTAAAGGGGTTATAGAGCTCGATGTGAGGGACTCTAAAGCCGATTGGGACCCGTATACACTTAAATCGGCACCCGAAGGAGCACCTAATGTATTGTTTGTATTGTTTGACGATACCGGGCAGGCAGCCTGGTCACCCTATGGTGGTGCTATTAACATGCCTACCCTGCAAAAACTTGCCGATAATGGCCTTATTTACAGCCAATGGCACACTACTGCCTTATGTTCGCCTACACGTTCTACCTTATTAACAGGGCGTAACCACCACTTAACCGGTAATGCTGCAATTACAGAAACCGCTAACGGTTTTCCCGGTGCACACGGCCGTATACCTAAACAGTGTGCTACAATTGGCCAAATATTACAAAGTAACGGCTGGAGTACATTTTGGATAGGTAAAGATCACAACGTGCCGGAACAGGATGTGGCATCGGGAGCTTCAAGAACCCAATGGCCTACACAGTTAGGTTTTGACCGTTATTATGGCTTCTTAGGTGGAGAAACTAACCAGTGGTATCCTGACCTTGTAGAGGACAATCATTTTACAGAGCAGCCTTATGGACCTGAAGATGGGTATCACTTATCTAAAGATTTAGCTGATAAGGCCATACAGTATATTCAGGATCAAAAAGCGACCAATCCTTCCAAGCCCTGGTATATGTGGTTTTGCCCGGGAGCTAACCATGCACCGCACCATGCACCACAGGAATTTATAGACAAATACAAAGGCAAGTTTGACGAAGGTTATGATGCCTATCGCAATTGGGTAGTACCACGTATGATTGCAAAAGGTATTATCCCTAAAGATACCAAACTAACCGACTTTAATCCGCTTCCGCCAAATATTTCAAACCCTGCCGACTATGTTCGTCCGTGGAAAGATCTTAATGCCGATGAGAGAAAACTGTTTGCAAAACTGGCTGAGGTATATGCAGGCTTCTCTGAGTATACCGATTTTTTTTAA
- a CDS encoding DUF4136 domain-containing protein has product MRKILLFSLFILLTGCYPDGPEYTDELDSVYTNYSPDFNFSQTYTYSLPDGVIDVSGSQNFNPDFIDTNFSNAIINSLRTNLNAQGWTEVDENDDPDIIVLAAAMDSNFLYYSVDWWGWYYPGYFPGWGWYYPGYFPTYVSGFSVGTVVIQMTSPSGIVDNQVPVEWVCVVNGLLEGSDAYIIDRIDTNIDQAFMQSPFNN; this is encoded by the coding sequence ATGCGTAAAATTTTACTTTTTTCTCTGTTTATACTACTAACAGGCTGTTATCCTGACGGACCTGAGTATACAGATGAACTCGACTCGGTTTATACGAATTATTCTCCTGATTTTAATTTTTCTCAAACATATACTTATTCATTACCCGATGGAGTAATTGATGTATCCGGAAGCCAGAATTTCAACCCCGATTTTATAGATACTAATTTTAGTAATGCTATAATAAACTCGTTGAGGACTAACCTTAACGCACAGGGATGGACAGAAGTGGATGAAAACGATGACCCTGATATTATAGTGCTTGCTGCTGCAATGGACTCTAATTTCCTATACTATAGTGTAGACTGGTGGGGCTGGTATTATCCGGGGTATTTTCCAGGATGGGGCTGGTACTACCCGGGCTACTTCCCAACATATGTAAGCGGATTTAGTGTAGGTACGGTAGTGATACAAATGACAAGCCCTTCGGGCATTGTAGATAATCAGGTGCCGGTAGAATGGGTATGTGTTGTAAACGGCCTTTTAGAAGGTAGTGATGCCTATATAATAGACAGGATAGACACTAACATCGATCAGGCATTTATGCAATCTCCGTTTAACAATTAA
- a CDS encoding OmpW family outer membrane protein has product MKTKIVLIAIFSLICAQGFSQDSFGSVNYSIGLPSGDLKDFTDNVSGRGVAVDYAFMLKSNVSIGFGIGLQTFYEEKGYSSLTDGTQTLSGKQFNYVNALPLYINGAYYFGNSPNVKPYLGIGLGTMYVDKRADIGIFEVVNDGWAFLVKPEVGLQYKAAANIGLNLSYRYNYASDIDNVGSMTYSSVMIGAVWFY; this is encoded by the coding sequence ATGAAGACAAAAATAGTTTTAATAGCAATTTTTTCCCTTATATGCGCACAGGGATTTTCTCAGGATTCGTTTGGTTCGGTAAATTATTCAATTGGGCTTCCTTCGGGTGACCTTAAGGATTTTACCGATAACGTAAGCGGAAGGGGAGTAGCCGTAGATTATGCTTTTATGTTAAAGAGCAATGTAAGTATCGGATTTGGTATTGGGTTGCAAACCTTTTATGAAGAAAAGGGATACAGCTCACTAACCGATGGTACACAAACCCTTTCGGGTAAACAGTTTAACTATGTAAATGCATTACCACTTTATATAAACGGGGCATATTATTTTGGTAACAGCCCTAATGTAAAGCCTTACTTAGGCATAGGCTTGGGCACTATGTATGTAGACAAAAGAGCCGATATAGGGATTTTTGAAGTTGTAAACGACGGCTGGGCATTTTTGGTTAAGCCTGAAGTGGGCCTTCAGTATAAAGCAGCCGCTAATATAGGGCTTAACCTTTCTTACAGATACAATTATGCTTCTGATATAGATAATGTGGGTAGTATGACCTATTCATCTGTAATGATAGGGGCAGTGTGGTTTTATTAA
- a CDS encoding transporter, with translation MKKIFISAFLFLGMLTVKAQDDAEALAKKLANPIASLISVPFQNNSDYGIGGLNGSRNTMNFQPVIPVSLNENWNLINRVILPVVTQYNITGPGEKQNGLSDAVVSSFMSPKNSKNGLTWGVGPALLLPVGTDDYLTTKKFGVGPTAVALKQSNGWTYGALVNQIWSVAGSSDRPDVSQMFLQPFFTYNWKSGAGLGANMEMTQDWQNSNTTLWLNPTLSGVTSLGGQKVSIVVGPRFNLAAPDGSKADWGWRAVLIFLFPK, from the coding sequence ATGAAAAAAATATTTATATCTGCTTTCCTTTTTTTAGGAATGCTTACAGTAAAAGCACAGGACGATGCAGAAGCGCTTGCCAAAAAACTAGCTAACCCCATTGCATCGCTTATAAGCGTACCTTTTCAGAATAACAGCGATTATGGTATAGGTGGCCTTAACGGATCCAGAAATACCATGAATTTTCAGCCTGTTATTCCGGTAAGCCTAAATGAGAACTGGAACCTGATAAACAGGGTAATCCTTCCTGTGGTAACCCAATATAATATTACCGGGCCGGGAGAGAAACAAAACGGACTGAGCGATGCGGTTGTGAGTAGTTTTATGAGTCCTAAAAACTCTAAAAACGGACTTACATGGGGTGTAGGGCCTGCTTTACTTTTACCGGTAGGTACAGACGATTACCTAACCACCAAAAAGTTTGGTGTTGGGCCAACAGCTGTTGCTTTAAAACAATCTAACGGATGGACGTATGGTGCTCTTGTAAACCAGATTTGGAGTGTAGCTGGTAGCAGTGACAGACCCGATGTGAGCCAAATGTTCCTTCAGCCGTTTTTTACCTATAACTGGAAAAGTGGCGCAGGACTGGGAGCTAACATGGAAATGACCCAGGACTGGCAAAACAGCAATACTACCTTATGGCTTAACCCAACACTAAGCGGGGTAACAAGCCTGGGCGGGCAAAAAGTATCTATTGTTGTTGGGCCAAGGTTTAACCTTGCAGCTCCCGATGGGTCTAAAGCCGATTGGGGCTGGAGAGCCGTGCTTATTTTCCTTTTCCCTAAATAA